In the Campylobacter sputorum subsp. sputorum genome, CGAATAAAAAGAAAAATTGTAACGGAGTAAAAATTTGGACAGTTATGAATATATGGAACTTCTAAAAAATTTAAAAAACAAAATAGAAAATATAATATCTATAATAAATCCCACTAAGGCACAAGAGCGTATAGATGAGATAGAAGAATTGCAAAAAGATCCATCACTTTGGAGCGATGCAAAAAAAGCCGGTGCTTTAAATAAAGAAAAAACAAAACTAAGCAATATTTTATCTAGTTATGAAAAAGCAAAAAATGGCCTATATGACGCTAAGGATATTTTTGAATTGGCACAAGATGAAAACGATCACGAAACTATCAATTCTTTATTTGAAGAATCTTCAAATTTGGAAAATTTAATAACAAATTTTGAAATTCAAATGATGTTAAGTAGCGAAGATGATGGTAAAAACGCGATAGTTAGCATTCATCCAGGAGCTGGTGGAACAGAAAGCAATGACTGGGCAAGTATGCTTTATAGAATGTATTTGAGATTTTCTGAAAGAATGGGATATAAAGTCGAAACACTAGATTTTCAAGAAGGTGAAGAAGCTGGCCTTAAAGATGTAAGCTTTATTGTGCGCGGCGAAAACGCTTATGGATACCTAAAAGCAGAAAACGGCATACATAGACTTGTTCGCACAAGTCCTTTTGATAGTGCAGGACGAAGACACACAAGTTTTAGTTCTGTGATGGTAAGCCCAGAGTTAGATGATGATATACAAATTGATATAGAAGAAAAAGATATAAGATTTGATTATTATAGAGCAAGCGGTGCTGGAGGGCAGCATGTAAATAAAACAGAAAGTGCGGTTAGAATTACACACATTCCAACAGGAATAGTAGTTCAATGTCAAAACGATAGAAGTCAGCACAAAAATAAAGCAACGGCACTAAAAGTATTGCAATCTAGACTTTACGAATTAGAGCTGGAAAAACAAAATACTGAAAATTCATCCCAAAAAAGCGATATAGGTTGGGGGCACCAAATACGCTCTTATGTGTTATTTCCTTATCAACAAGTAAAAGATGTCAGATCTAATATAGCATATTCGCAAACCGATGCTATATTAGATGGAGATATAAAAAAAGTTATCGAAGATGTGCTTATAGCACAAAAAAGCAATAAATAAAGGAGAAAAATATGAATTACGAAGCAGTTTTAGTTCAACTAGGTTACACGCAAAATGATGCGAGCATAGAAAAGATTAAAAGAATACTATCAAAATGCGATTTAACAGATAAAGAACTACAACATATAGTAGAGTTAAATGACAAATTAAAAACTTATCTTAGTTATATAACAATGTCAAATTCATATGATTATTTTAAAATAAAATATGAAAAATCACCACAAAATACAAAAGAAGATATCATTAATATGATAGAAAATTGGTCTGATAAATACAAAATAGCCATTCAAAAAGTAGAAAATAAAGAAACATACTATATAACTC is a window encoding:
- the prfB gene encoding peptide chain release factor 2, giving the protein MDSYEYMELLKNLKNKIENIISIINPTKAQERIDEIEELQKDPSLWSDAKKAGALNKEKTKLSNILSSYEKAKNGLYDAKDIFELAQDENDHETINSLFEESSNLENLITNFEIQMMLSSEDDGKNAIVSIHPGAGGTESNDWASMLYRMYLRFSERMGYKVETLDFQEGEEAGLKDVSFIVRGENAYGYLKAENGIHRLVRTSPFDSAGRRHTSFSSVMVSPELDDDIQIDIEEKDIRFDYYRASGAGGQHVNKTESAVRITHIPTGIVVQCQNDRSQHKNKATALKVLQSRLYELELEKQNTENSSQKSDIGWGHQIRSYVLFPYQQVKDVRSNIAYSQTDAILDGDIKKVIEDVLIAQKSNK
- a CDS encoding type II secretion system protein; the protein is MNYEAVLVQLGYTQNDASIEKIKRILSKCDLTDKELQHIVELNDKLKTYLSYITMSNSYDYFKIKYEKSPQNTKEDIINMIENWSDKYKIAIQKVENKETYYITHKI